ccaggacaggtacagcacggggttagatacagagtaaagctccctctacactgtcccccatcaaacactcccaggacaggtacagcacggggttagatacagagtaaagctccctctacactgtcccccatcaaacactcccaggacaggtacagcacggggtgagatacagagtaaagctccctctacactgtcccccatcaaacactcccaggacaggtacagcacggggttagatacagagtaaagctccctctacactgtcccccatcaaacactcccaggacaggtacagcacggggttagatacagagtaaagctccctctacactgtccccatcaaacactcccaggacaggtacagcacggggttagatacagagtaaagctccctctacactgtcccccatcaaacactcccaggacaggtacagcacggggttagatacagagtaaagctccctctacactgtcccccatcaaacactcccaggacaggtacagcacggggttagatacagagtaaagctccctctacactgtcccccatcaaaaactcccaggacaggtacagcacggggttagatacagagtaaagctccctctacactgtccccccatcaaacactcccaggacaggtacagcacggggttagatacagagtaaagctccctctacactgtcccccatcaaacactcccaggacaggtacagcacggggttagatacagagtaaagctccctctacactgtccccatcaaacattcccaggataggtacagcacggggttagatacagagtaaagctccctctacactgtccccatcaaacactcccaggacaggtacagcacggggttagatacagagtaaagctcgctctacactgtcccccatcaaacactcccaggacaggtgcagcacggggttagatacagagtaaagctccctctacactgtccccatcaaacactcccaggacaggtacagcacggggttagatacagagtaaagctctctctacactgtcccccatcaaacactcccaggacaggtacagcacggggttcgatacagagtaaagctcactctacactgtccccatcaaacactcccaggacaggtacagcacggggttagatacagagtaaagctcactctacactgtcccccatcaaacactcccaggacaggtacagcacggggttagatacagagtaaagctccctctacactgtccccatcaaacactcccaggacaggtacagcacggggttagatacagagtaaatggtGTGGGATGTGTCTGTGCGGATAGCACGCTCTGTCTACGCTGCCTGTTTAATCCCGCCCCTGTCTGTCTGCTGTCTCCCCGGCAGGTCTAACACATGAATTCCTGCAGATCCTGGAGAAGACCCCCAACAGGCTGAAGCGGATCAAAAACTGGCGGGTAAGATATCGCAGAGGGATTTGCAGAGATGTCggtcagcgggggaggggggaatttgcagggattacagtgggggatttgcggggattacagtggaacatttgcggggattacagtgggggatttgtggggattacagtgggggatttgcggggattacagtgcgggatttgcggggattacagtgggggatttgcagtgattacagtggggatttgcagtgattacagtgcgggatttgcagtgattacagtgggggatttgcagggattacagtgggggatttgcggggattacagtgggggatttgcggggattacagtgggggatttgcggggattacagtggggatttgcagtgattacagtggggatttgcagtgattacagtgcgggatttgcagtgattacagtgggggatttgcggggattacGGTGCGTGATTTGCAgtgattacagtgggggatttgcggggattacagtgcgggatttgcagtgattacagtgggggatttgcggggattacagtgcgggatttgcagtgattacagtgggggatttgcggggattacagtgggggatttgcagggattacagtgggggatttgcggggattacagtgggagatttgcggggattacagtgggggatttgcagtgattacagtgggggatttgcggggattacagtgCGGGATCTGCagggattacagtgggggatttgcagtgattacagtgggagatttgcagtgattacagtgggggatttgcagtgattacagtgggggatttgcgggaattacagtgggggatttgcagtgattacagtgggggatttgcagggattacagtgggggatttgcggggattacagtgggggatgtgcagtgattacagtgggggatttgcgggTATTACAGTGCGGGATCTGCGGGaattacagtgggggatttgcagtgattacagtgggggatttgccgggattacagtgggggatttgcagggattacagtgggggatttgcgggTATTACAGTGCgggatttgcggggattacagtgggggatttgcagtgattacagtgggagatgtgcggggattacagtgggggatttgcggggattacagtgcgggatttgcggggattacagtgggggatttgtggggattacagtgggggatttgcagggattacagtgggggatttgtggggattacagtgggggatttgcggggattacagtgcgggatttgcggggattacagtgggggatttgcagtgattacagtggggatttgcagtgattacagtgcgggatttgcagtgattacagtgggggatttgcagggattacagtgggggatttgcggggattacagtgggggatttgcggggattacagtgggggatttgcggggattacagtggggatttgcagtgattacagtggggatttgcagtgattacagtgcgggatttgcagtgattacagtgggggatttgcggggattacGGTGCGTGATTTGCAgtgattacagtgggggatttgcggggattacagtgcgggatttgcagtgattacagtgggggatttgcggggattacagtgcgggatttgcagtgattacagtgggggatttgcggggattacagtgggggatttgcagggattacagtgggggatttgcggggattacagtgggagatttgcggggattacagtgggggatttgcagtgattacagtgggggatttgcggggattacagtgCGGGATCTGCagggattacagtgggggatttgcagtgattacagtgggagatttgcagtgattacagtgggggatttgcagtgattacagtgggggatttgcgggaattacagtgggggatttgcagtgattacagtgggggatttgcagggattacagtgggggatttgcggggattacagtgggggatgtgcagtgattacagtgggggatttgcgggTATTACAGTGCGGGATCTGCGGGaattacagtgggggatttgcagtgattacagtgggggatttgccgggattacagtgggggatttgcagggattacagtgggggatttgcgggTATTACAGTGCgggatttgcggggattacagtgggggatttgcagtgattacagtgggagatgtgcggggattacagtgggggatttgcggggattacagtgcgggatttgcggggattacagtgggggatttgtggggattacagtgggggatttgcagggattacagtgggggatttgcggggattacagtgggggatttgcggggattacagtgggggatttgtgGGGATTACAGTGGGGTATTTGCGGGGATTGCAGTGGGGaatttgcggggattacagtgggggatttgcagtgattacagtgggggatttgcggggattacagtgggggatttgcggggattacagtgggggatttgcagggATTACAGTGGGAgatttgcggggattacagtgggggatttgcggggattacagtgcggaatttgcggggattacagtgggggatttgcggggattacagtgggggatttgcggggattacagtgggggatttgcggggattacagtgggagatttgcagtgattacagtgggggatttgcggggattatagtgggggatttgcagtgattacagtggggtatttgcggggattacagtgggggatttgcggggattacagtgggagatttgcggggattacagtgggggatttgcggggattacagtgggggatttgcagtgattacagtgggggatttgcggggattacagtgggggTTTGGCAGGGATTACAGTGGGAGATTTGCAGGGATTACAGTGCgggatttgcggggattacagtgggggatttgcggggattacagtgggggatttgtgGGGATTACAGTGGAGGATTTGCAGTGATTACAGTGGGAGATTTGCagggattacagtgggggatttgcggtGATTACAGTGCGGTATTTGCagggattacagtgggggatttgcggggattacagtgggggatttgcagggATTACAGTGGGAGATTTGCagggattacagtgggggatttgcagggATTACAGTGGGAGATTTGCagggattacagtgggggatttgcagTGATTACAGTGCGGGATTTGCCGTGATTACAGTGGGTgatttgcggggattacagtgggggatttgcggggattacagtgggggatttgcggggattacagtgggggatttgtggggattacagtgggggagttgcagggattacagtgggggatttgcggggattacagtgggggatttgcggggattacGGTGCGGGATTTGCAgtgattacagtgggggatttgcggggattacagtgggagatttgcagtgattacagtgggggatttgcggggattacagtgcgggatttgcagtgattacagtgggggatttgcggggattacagtgcgggatttgcagtgattacagtgggggatttgcggggattacagtgggggatttgcggggattacagtgggagatttgcggggattacagtgcgggatttgcggggattacagtgggggatttgcggggattacagtgggggatttgcagtgattacagtgggggatttgcggggattacagtgcgggatttgcagtgattacagtgggggatttgcggggattacagtgggagatttgcggggattacagtgggggatttgtggggattacagtgggggatttgcggggattactgtgggggatttgcggggattacagtgggggatttgcggggattacagtgggagatttgcggggattacagtgggagatttgtggggattacagtgggggatttgcagtgattacagtgggggatttgcagtgattacagtgggggatttgcggggattacagtgggggatttgcggggattacagtgggggatttgcggggattacagtgggagatttgcggggattacagtgggagatttgtggggattacagtgggggatttgcagggattacagtgggggatttgcagtgattacagtgggggatttgcagtgattacagtgggggatttgcggggattacagtgggggatttgcggggattacagtgggggatttgcggggattacagtgggggatttgcagtgattacagtgggggatttgcggggattacagtgggggatttgcggggattacagtgggggatttgcggggattacagtgggagatttgcagtgattacagtgggggatttgcggggattacagtgcgggatttgcagtgattacagtgggggatttgcggggattacagtgcgggatttgcagtgattacagtgggggatttgcggggattacagtgggggatttgcggggattacagtgggagatttgcggggattacagtgcgggatttgcggggattacagtgggggatttgcggggattacagtgggggatttgcagtgattacagtgggggatttgcggggattacagtgcgggatttgcagtgattacagtgggggatttgcggggattacagtgggagatttgcggggattacagtgggggatttgtggggattacagtgggggatttgcggggattactgtgggggatttgcggggattacagtgggggatttgcggggattacagtgggagatttgcggggattacagtgggagatttgtggggattacagtgggggatttgcagtgattacagtgggggatttgcagtgattacagtgggggatttgcggggattacagtgggggatttgcggggattacagtgggggatttgcggggattacagtgggagatttgcggggattacagtgggagatttgtggggattacagtgggggatttgcagggattacagtgggggatttgcagtgattacagtgggggatttgcagtgattacagtgggggatttgcggggattacagtgggggatttgcgggaattacagtgggggatttgcggggattacagtgggggatttgcagtgattacagtgggggatttgcggggattacagtgggggatttgcggggattacagtgggagatttgcggggattacagtgggagatttgcggggattacagtgggggatttgcggggattacagtgggggatttgcggggattacagtgggggatttgcggggattacagtgggggatttgcggggattacagtgggggatttgcggggattacagtgggggatttgcggggattacagtgggggatttgcggggattacagtgggggatttgcggggattacagtgggggatttgcggggattacagtgggggatttgcggggattacagtgggggatttgcggggattacagtgggggatttgcggggattacagtgggggatttgcggggattacagtgggggatttgcggggattacagtgggggatttgcggggattacagtgggggatttgcggggattacagtgggggatttgcggggattacagtgggggatttgcggggattacagtgggggatttgcggggattacagtgggggatttgcggggattacagtgggggatttgtggggataacagtgggggatttgcggggattacagtgggggatttgcggggattacagtgggggatttgcggggattacagtgggggatttgcggggattacagtgggggatttgcggggattacagtggggAATTTGCGGGGATTCCAGTGGGGGATTTGTGGGGATTCcagtgggggatttgcggggattacagtgggggatttgtgGGGATTACAGTGGGGATTTGTGGGGATTCcagtgggggatttgcggggattacagtggggAATTTGTGGGGATTCCAGTGGGGTatttgcggggattacagtggggAATTTGTGGGGATTCCAGTGGGGTatttgcggggattacagtgggggatttgtgGGGATTACAGTGGGGATTTGCAGGGATATCGGGCCGAGTGGGGACTGAATTGGGTGTGTCGAAGGAGTGCTTTGCGGGGGGGGCGGTTGAGAGTGTCGCGATCTCCTCACTGAATTGTGTCGCTCCCTCGTCGCAGGCATGCCAAGCGGCCAAGAAGCCCAGGACGGATGGTCTGGAGGACGGCCAGCAGCTCTCCGGCCTGGCGCCCCCCTCGTCGATGGACAGCGCCTTCTCCGAGCTCATGAGCATCGTGGCGTCGAGCGTGAGCGGAGGCGGCGGAGGAGGAGTGGGGTCCCAGCAGCCCGGCTCCTCCAGGCCCTGGCCCCAGCTGGAGGGCGAGACGGAGAGCAGTGAGACGGCGGGGGCGTCCAGGCGGACCGCGGCGGGCCCCTTGCGGGTCAGCCTGAGCGAGTACCGGGCCAAGCACGCCGAGGGGCTGGCCGCCCACAAACGCAAGGCGGAGCCGGGAGCCCGGGAGGAGAACGCCCAGTCCCTGTCGGAGCGGGAGCCCAAGGAGCGGGAGCCCAAGGAGCGGGAGCCCAAGGAGCGGAGGCAGAGGGacgcccgccaccccctccccatccgcaTCCGTCTGCCGCCCCCCGCGACGGCGGGGGAACCGTCGGAGGCAGGCGAGGAACAACTGCGAGTGCGCATCAAGGTGCCGGCGGAGGAGGGCAGCggcggcggtggggggcggaACCGCGAGCGGCGGAGGGAGCCGGCGTCCAACCACCACCGTCAccgtcaccaccaccaccaccaccaccgacatCACCACCACGCAGCGACGGCCCCCCACGGCCGGCACCCCCCCTCGGGCAGGAGGGAGGAGACCCGCCAGCGTCCGGCCCGGGAGGGGGAGCCCGGAGCCCACCGCCTGCTGCCGCCACCGCCCAGGCCCGGCAAGCCGGCCAAGGCCCTGCCCGGCCCTGGcccccacctcccgcccccctcctcccgcttCGGCGGCGGCGTCCtggacctccccttccccccggccccctgctcctcctcctcctcctcctcgggaCCCTCGGACAGGGAGGCCAACGGGCACGGCGGGCTGGCCGAGCACAGCCACTACCAGGACACCTTCGACATGCTGGAGTCCCTGCTCAGCGCCCAGGgggtgccccc
The Mustelus asterias unplaced genomic scaffold, sMusAst1.hap1.1 HAP1_SCAFFOLD_2964, whole genome shotgun sequence genome window above contains:
- the LOC144490159 gene encoding uncharacterized protein LOC144490159; protein product: MATNSLHLTTFCLQYPPPVVACVCIHLACKWSNWEIPVSTDGKNWWEYVDPTVTLELLDGLTHEFLQILEKTPNRLKRIKNWRACQAAKKPRTDGLEDGQQLSGLAPPSSMDSAFSELMSIVASSVSGGGGGGVGSQQPGSSRPWPQLEGETESSETAGASRRTAAGPLRVSLSEYRAKHAEGLAAHKRKAEPGAREENAQSLSEREPKEREPKEREPKERRQRDARHPLPIRIRLPPPATAGEPSEAGEEQLRVRIKVPAEEGSGGGGGRNRERRREPASNHHRHRHHHHHHHRHHHHAATAPHGRHPPSGRREETRQRPAREGEPGAHRLLPPPPRPGKPAKALPGPGPHLPPPSSRFGGGVLDLPFPPAPCSSSSSSSGPSDREANGHGGLAEHSHYQDTFDMLESLLSAQGVPPAPQARFDFPPGAARLPPPLPAEPPPPLPPLPK